In Vanessa tameamea isolate UH-Manoa-2023 chromosome 25, ilVanTame1 primary haplotype, whole genome shotgun sequence, a single window of DNA contains:
- the LOC113396477 gene encoding NACHT domain- and WD repeat-containing protein 1 isoform X3: MGNSCSSGQAHKDKDSVSQHSEESPSYRVTKPSIDASAEQPALELLEPTPLFKDKKPQLKGPRPPVGSSVSDSISLSSPVACASPREDVVGPPMPANVAALPEEHRSYLLGRLPGQRTRRRRAMVVYVCAADSQDCCAEKGALHCGVAARLRVRARKRGWRVHVADLHWRSPLEQQRDHRFPVLCIAELARQTELGAVVPVLFLNANLGTPLLPHTLEFADFEAALEAAEDENDKTLLNKWYSLDLSTRPPCYRLVRGAPARWRREMARALSVLVRTLPQEACDAYLTTVLEQEVQHTVLMSSETARRCVWVCRAVCPDPPDADADHHRELQRRLANLQKDLKLHLSERNIIRGSVRGRAGAGGGAGAADEEYAAGVRAALSERLDALFDALVADSDTPAGYCGIPTSLFDEVSEHLSFCQKVTQCTSNREITLNELKTYVRGESSVPLALLGGAGCGKATLLARAATLAPSVLPDVALILRFVGLTPQSSSSHQLLKSIVDQLHVLHSGTVYRGRNEATTLSSALARLLEALGRTRPVLLCIAGADALRGARWLPSRLPDNVKMIVTVTEEKDEPSSSAIMAVLSSEDGPKVVRAPPVGPEEAKAVLTACAATYSKTGAASPPETAMKAVQKCTLPLYAKILAWQISLSAETFTEQSEPETTPELVICEDLEGQLEQILVTTEGALGADRVRACLSLLTASRRGLDDTEILDLLAHDELFRSEETYLPWAPGALLWPQLCALLAPWLRGDARGGARWRDAALAAAAAERYAAAERAARGTLVDYFEGKWYVENDPKMSGRLLSQENKFSDEWYNTRKFDELPFQHYHLLKEDPEAFANKPYFTKLDWIHDKLAATDCGHFLEDIALVHIDPLPEHLEILKEVFETHSYALDYDHRQFYGLLRTTLERKQRDGIDFDTDIVQNWMKEVWEPPVPTFYPANEDFWKVVESKEKRDLSMVEGFDNKSYDLIVRFDTRGKFVATVSTEREEICVWDVTRCKLVRKIVGVTHPINLVPIDEYKCVVLCRRELRVYDLDQGKYLVALKGVMNQKMPYYGLHDPKHLVALSRNRMYVNLMNIETGDCVTTFKAGEDRFLNSLLVSGDGRILVCGDETQKPFPLLVWSLTSRKLLYDLRIPHHDFITSKAAITYEGSYVCVVSRELDEPSPNFIVVYDLQSGTLFKKWKPGCDTVALAISSVDGCVVSGLADTRILVWDLVTGNCRLSLRGHVSAPGLLRLSRAGGVLLSADRAGRDLSVRLWDLHAGKLIAVYTPPERITSCEVLLGGSVLALALENYKDILCVKLYGPTVESVKNGKECEFDETGYGHPEHEGKTFDVRGMECT; this comes from the exons GTCACCGTCGTACCGAGTCACCAAGCCGTCTATCGACGCGAGTGCAGAACAGCCTGCGCTGGAGTTGTTGGAGCCGACGCCCCTGTTCAAAGACAAGAAACCGCAGCTCAAGGGACCGCGACCGCCTGTTGGATCCAGTGTTTCTG ATTCCATCTCCCTGTCATCACCAGTCGCCTGCGCGTCTCCTCGCGAGGATGTCGTGGGCCCGCCTATGCCGGCCAACGTGGCCGCCCTACCTGAAGAACACCGGTCATACCTCCTGGGCAGATTACCAGGACAGAGGACGAGACGTCGTCGAGCAATGGTCGTGTATGTTTGTGCGGCGGATTCACAGG ATTGCTGTGCAGAGAAAGGTGCGCTACATTGCGGTGTAGCAGCTCGGCTACGCGTGCGCGCTCGCAAGCGCGGCTGGCGAGTTCACGTCGCTGACCTGCACTGGCGGTCACCACTTGAACAGCAACGTGACCACCGCTTCCCTGTGTTGTGCATAGCGGAACTGGCTC GTCAAACTGAACTAGGTGCGGTGGTACCTGTTTTGTTTTTGAACGCAAACCTCGGCACGCCGCTGCTGCCACACACCCTGGAATTTGCAGACTTCGAAGCCGCATTGGAAGCTGCTGAAGATGAAAATGACAAGACATTACTGAACAAATg GTACAGCCTAGACCTGAGCACGCGGCCGCCGTGCTACCGCCTGGTGCGCGGCGCGCCCGCCCGCTGGCGGCGCGAGATGGCGCGCGCGCTCAGCGTGCTCGTGCGCACGCTGCCGCAGGAGGCCTGCGACGCCTACCTCACCACCGTGTTGGAGCAG GAGGTGCAGCACACGGTGCTGATGAGCTCGGAGACGGCCCGTCGCTGCGTGTGGGTGTGCCGCGCGGTGTGTCCCGACCCGCCCGACGCAGACGCCGACCACCACCGCGAGCTGCAGCGACGACTCGCCAACCTGCAGAAGGACCTCAAG CTGCACCTGAGCGAGCGCAACATAATCCGCGGCAGCGTGCGCGggcgcgcgggcgcgggcggcggcgcgggcgcggcggacGAGGAGTACGCGGCGGGCGTGCGCGCGGCGCTGAGCGAACGCCTCGACGCGCTGTTCGACGCGCTCGTGGCCGACTCCGACACGCCGGCGGGCTACTGCGGGATACCTACCAG TTTGTTCGACGAAGTCAGTGAGCATCTTTCATTCTGTCAAAAAGTAACCCAGTGCACGTCAAATCGCGAGATCACGTTGAACGAACTCAAAAC ATACGTACGTGGCGAGAGTTCCGTGCCGCTAGCGCTGCTCGGCGGCGCCGGATGTGGAAAAGCAACTCTATTGGCCAGAGCAGCAACACTCGCGCCGTCAGTGTTGCCAGATGTTGCTCTAATACTAAG GTTCGTAGGTCTGACGCCGCAGTCAAGCAGTTCTCACCAGCTTCTTAAGTCAATTGTGGACCAACTTCACGTCCTCCACTCCGGCACCGTATATCGAGGACGTAAT GAGGCGACCACTCTATCATCAGCGCTGGCCAGACTCCTGGAAGCACTAGGTCGTACTCGACCTGTACTCCTCTGTATAGCCGGGGCAGACGCTCTGAGGGGGGCTCGCTGGCTCCCCTCTCGTCTCCCCGATAATGTAAAAATGATCGTCACAGTTACTGAAG aAAAAGATGAACCATCAAGCTCTGCAATCATGGCAGTCCTGTCATCAGAAGACGGACCGAAGGTGGTCCGAGCGCCTCCAGTCGGCCCGGAAGAAGCCAAAGCAGTGCTGACCGCCTGCGCTGCCACCTACAGCAAAACGGGCGCCGCTTCACCACCAGAAACTGCGATGAAGGCTGTACAGAAATGCACTCTGCCGCTTTATGCTAAA atcCTGGCGTGGCAAATATCTCTGTCAGCGGAAACCTTCACCGAGCAATCCGAACCGGAGACTACGCCGGAGCTGGTGATCTGCGAGGATCTCGAAGGTCAGCTGGAGCAGATCCTGGTGACCACCGAGGGGGCGCTCGGGGCCGACAGGGTCCGGGCGTGCCTCTCCCTGCTCACGGCGTCGCGGCGGGGGCTCGACGACACCGAGATCCTCGACCTGCTGGCCCACGACGAGCTGTTCAGGAGCGAGGAGACCTACC TGCCGTGGGCGCCGGGCGCGCTGCTGTGGCCGCAGCTGTGCGCGCTGCTGGCGCCGTGGCTGCGCGGGGACGCGCGGGGCGGGGCGCGCTGGCGGGACGCGGCGctggccgccgccgccgccgagcGCTACGCCGCCGCCGAGCGCGCCGCCCGCGGGACGCTCGTCGACTACTTCGAG GGTAAATGGTACGTCGAAAACGACCCAAAGATGTCTGGAAGATTACTGTCACAGGAGAACAAGTTCTCTGATGAATG GTATAATACTAGAAAGTTTGATGAACTACCGTTCCAACATTATCATCTATTAAAAGAGGATCCAGAAGCTTTTGCCAATAAACCTTACTTCACTAAACTGGACTGGATACACGACAAGCTAGCCGCGACCGATTGCGGCCACTTCCTCGAAGACATTGCTCTAGTCCATATCGATCCACTGCCAGAACATCTAGAAATCCTTAAAGAGGTCTTCGAAACTCATTCGTATGCTCTCGATTATGACCATAGACAATTCTACGGCCTCCTCCGAACAACTTTGGAAAGAAAACAACGAGATGGCATAGATTTTGATACTGATATCGTACAAAATTGGATGAAAGAAGTCTGGGAACCCCCGGTACCCACATTTTATCCAGCTAATGAAGATTTTTGGAAAGTTGTCGAAAGTAAGGAAAAAAGGGATTTATCTATGGTTGAAGGTTTTGATAATAAGTCATATGATTTGATTGTAAGATTCGATACGAGAGGGAAGTTTGTTGCGACGGTGTCTACGGAAAGAGAGGAAATTTGTGTTTGGGACGTCACGCG ATGTAAGTTAGTGAGAAAAATCGTCGGAGTAACACACCCAATTAACTTAGTTCCGATAGACGAATACAAATGTGTTGTGCTCTGCCGTAGAGAACTCAGGGTTTACGACTTGGATCAG GGTAAATATCTCGTCGCACTGAAGGGTGTGATGAATCAAAAGATGCCGTACTACGGCCTTCACGACCCTAAGCATCTAGTGGCGTTGTCACGCAACCGTATGTACGTCAACCTGATGAATATCGAGACGG GTGACTGCGTGACAACATTTAAAGCTGGGGAAGACCGGTTCCTCAATTCCCTGCTAGTGTCAGGCGATGGAAG AATACTAGTCTGCGGTGATGAAACGCAGAAGCCATTCCCGTTACTCGTATGGTCATTGACCTCACGGAAGCTGCTCTATGACCTTCGAATACCTCATCATGACTTCATCACCTCCAAAGCTGCTATTACATACGAAG GTTCGTACGTATGTGTTGTGTCACGAGAACTCGACGAGCCGAGCCCGAACTTCATCGTCGTGTACGACCTGCAGTCAGGGACGTTGTTCAAGAAATGGAAACCTGGCTGTGACACCGTAGCCCTCGCTATCAGCTCTGTAGACGGTTGCGTAGTCTCCGGACTCGCTGATACGAGAATCTTGGTCTGGGATCTAGTTACGG GCAACTGCCGGCTGAGCCTGCGCGGCCACGTGTCGGCGCCGGGCCTGCTGCGCCTGTCTCGCGCGGGCGGCGTGCTGCTGTCGGCCGACCGCGCCGGCCGCGACCTGTCCGTGCGCCTGTGGGACCTGCACGCCG GTAAGTTGATAGCTGTCTACACCCCGCCCGAGAGAATAACATCGTGCGAGGTTCTTTTGGGTGGATCTGTTTTGGCGCTGGCTTTGGAAAATTACAAGGATATCCTCTGTGTGAAATTGTACGGCCCGACAGTAGAATCTGTGAAGAATGGTAAAGAATGTGAGTTCGACGAAACCGGTTACGGGCATCCGGAACACGAGGGTAAAACGTTCGACGTGAGGGGTATGGAGTGCACTTGA
- the LOC113396477 gene encoding NACHT domain- and WD repeat-containing protein 1 isoform X4, whose product MPANVAALPEEHRSYLLGRLPGQRTRRRRAMVVYVCAADSQDCCAEKGALHCGVAARLRVRARKRGWRVHVADLHWRSPLEQQRDHRFPVLCIAELARQTELGAVVPVLFLNANLGTPLLPHTLEFADFEAALEAAEDENDKTLLNKWYSLDLSTRPPCYRLVRGAPARWRREMARALSVLVRTLPQEACDAYLTTVLEQEVQHTVLMSSETARRCVWVCRAVCPDPPDADADHHRELQRRLANLQKDLKLHLSERNIIRGSVRGRAGAGGGAGAADEEYAAGVRAALSERLDALFDALVADSDTPAGYCGIPTSLFDEVSEHLSFCQKVTQCTSNREITLNELKTYVRGESSVPLALLGGAGCGKATLLARAATLAPSVLPDVALILRFVGLTPQSSSSHQLLKSIVDQLHVLHSGTVYRGRNEATTLSSALARLLEALGRTRPVLLCIAGADALRGARWLPSRLPDNVKMIVTVTEEKDEPSSSAIMAVLSSEDGPKVVRAPPVGPEEAKAVLTACAATYSKTGAASPPETAMKAVQKCTLPLYAKILAWQISLSAETFTEQSEPETTPELVICEDLEGQLEQILVTTEGALGADRVRACLSLLTASRRGLDDTEILDLLAHDELFRSEETYLPWAPGALLWPQLCALLAPWLRGDARGGARWRDAALAAAAAERYAAAERAARGTLVDYFEGKWYVENDPKMSGRLLSQENKFSDEWYNTRKFDELPFQHYHLLKEDPEAFANKPYFTKLDWIHDKLAATDCGHFLEDIALVHIDPLPEHLEILKEVFETHSYALDYDHRQFYGLLRTTLERKQRDGIDFDTDIVQNWMKEVWEPPVPTFYPANEDFWKVVESKEKRDLSMVEGFDNKSYDLIVRFDTRGKFVATVSTEREEICVWDVTRCKLVRKIVGVTHPINLVPIDEYKCVVLCRRELRVYDLDQGKYLVALKGVMNQKMPYYGLHDPKHLVALSRNRMYVNLMNIETGDCVTTFKAGEDRFLNSLLVSGDGRILVCGDETQKPFPLLVWSLTSRKLLYDLRIPHHDFITSKAAITYEGSYVCVVSRELDEPSPNFIVVYDLQSGTLFKKWKPGCDTVALAISSVDGCVVSGLADTRILVWDLVTGNCRLSLRGHVSAPGLLRLSRAGGVLLSADRAGRDLSVRLWDLHAGKLIAVYTPPERITSCEVLLGGSVLALALENYKDILCVKLYGPTVESVKNGKECEFDETGYGHPEHEGKTFDVRGMECT is encoded by the exons ATGCCGGCCAACGTGGCCGCCCTACCTGAAGAACACCGGTCATACCTCCTGGGCAGATTACCAGGACAGAGGACGAGACGTCGTCGAGCAATGGTCGTGTATGTTTGTGCGGCGGATTCACAGG ATTGCTGTGCAGAGAAAGGTGCGCTACATTGCGGTGTAGCAGCTCGGCTACGCGTGCGCGCTCGCAAGCGCGGCTGGCGAGTTCACGTCGCTGACCTGCACTGGCGGTCACCACTTGAACAGCAACGTGACCACCGCTTCCCTGTGTTGTGCATAGCGGAACTGGCTC GTCAAACTGAACTAGGTGCGGTGGTACCTGTTTTGTTTTTGAACGCAAACCTCGGCACGCCGCTGCTGCCACACACCCTGGAATTTGCAGACTTCGAAGCCGCATTGGAAGCTGCTGAAGATGAAAATGACAAGACATTACTGAACAAATg GTACAGCCTAGACCTGAGCACGCGGCCGCCGTGCTACCGCCTGGTGCGCGGCGCGCCCGCCCGCTGGCGGCGCGAGATGGCGCGCGCGCTCAGCGTGCTCGTGCGCACGCTGCCGCAGGAGGCCTGCGACGCCTACCTCACCACCGTGTTGGAGCAG GAGGTGCAGCACACGGTGCTGATGAGCTCGGAGACGGCCCGTCGCTGCGTGTGGGTGTGCCGCGCGGTGTGTCCCGACCCGCCCGACGCAGACGCCGACCACCACCGCGAGCTGCAGCGACGACTCGCCAACCTGCAGAAGGACCTCAAG CTGCACCTGAGCGAGCGCAACATAATCCGCGGCAGCGTGCGCGggcgcgcgggcgcgggcggcggcgcgggcgcggcggacGAGGAGTACGCGGCGGGCGTGCGCGCGGCGCTGAGCGAACGCCTCGACGCGCTGTTCGACGCGCTCGTGGCCGACTCCGACACGCCGGCGGGCTACTGCGGGATACCTACCAG TTTGTTCGACGAAGTCAGTGAGCATCTTTCATTCTGTCAAAAAGTAACCCAGTGCACGTCAAATCGCGAGATCACGTTGAACGAACTCAAAAC ATACGTACGTGGCGAGAGTTCCGTGCCGCTAGCGCTGCTCGGCGGCGCCGGATGTGGAAAAGCAACTCTATTGGCCAGAGCAGCAACACTCGCGCCGTCAGTGTTGCCAGATGTTGCTCTAATACTAAG GTTCGTAGGTCTGACGCCGCAGTCAAGCAGTTCTCACCAGCTTCTTAAGTCAATTGTGGACCAACTTCACGTCCTCCACTCCGGCACCGTATATCGAGGACGTAAT GAGGCGACCACTCTATCATCAGCGCTGGCCAGACTCCTGGAAGCACTAGGTCGTACTCGACCTGTACTCCTCTGTATAGCCGGGGCAGACGCTCTGAGGGGGGCTCGCTGGCTCCCCTCTCGTCTCCCCGATAATGTAAAAATGATCGTCACAGTTACTGAAG aAAAAGATGAACCATCAAGCTCTGCAATCATGGCAGTCCTGTCATCAGAAGACGGACCGAAGGTGGTCCGAGCGCCTCCAGTCGGCCCGGAAGAAGCCAAAGCAGTGCTGACCGCCTGCGCTGCCACCTACAGCAAAACGGGCGCCGCTTCACCACCAGAAACTGCGATGAAGGCTGTACAGAAATGCACTCTGCCGCTTTATGCTAAA atcCTGGCGTGGCAAATATCTCTGTCAGCGGAAACCTTCACCGAGCAATCCGAACCGGAGACTACGCCGGAGCTGGTGATCTGCGAGGATCTCGAAGGTCAGCTGGAGCAGATCCTGGTGACCACCGAGGGGGCGCTCGGGGCCGACAGGGTCCGGGCGTGCCTCTCCCTGCTCACGGCGTCGCGGCGGGGGCTCGACGACACCGAGATCCTCGACCTGCTGGCCCACGACGAGCTGTTCAGGAGCGAGGAGACCTACC TGCCGTGGGCGCCGGGCGCGCTGCTGTGGCCGCAGCTGTGCGCGCTGCTGGCGCCGTGGCTGCGCGGGGACGCGCGGGGCGGGGCGCGCTGGCGGGACGCGGCGctggccgccgccgccgccgagcGCTACGCCGCCGCCGAGCGCGCCGCCCGCGGGACGCTCGTCGACTACTTCGAG GGTAAATGGTACGTCGAAAACGACCCAAAGATGTCTGGAAGATTACTGTCACAGGAGAACAAGTTCTCTGATGAATG GTATAATACTAGAAAGTTTGATGAACTACCGTTCCAACATTATCATCTATTAAAAGAGGATCCAGAAGCTTTTGCCAATAAACCTTACTTCACTAAACTGGACTGGATACACGACAAGCTAGCCGCGACCGATTGCGGCCACTTCCTCGAAGACATTGCTCTAGTCCATATCGATCCACTGCCAGAACATCTAGAAATCCTTAAAGAGGTCTTCGAAACTCATTCGTATGCTCTCGATTATGACCATAGACAATTCTACGGCCTCCTCCGAACAACTTTGGAAAGAAAACAACGAGATGGCATAGATTTTGATACTGATATCGTACAAAATTGGATGAAAGAAGTCTGGGAACCCCCGGTACCCACATTTTATCCAGCTAATGAAGATTTTTGGAAAGTTGTCGAAAGTAAGGAAAAAAGGGATTTATCTATGGTTGAAGGTTTTGATAATAAGTCATATGATTTGATTGTAAGATTCGATACGAGAGGGAAGTTTGTTGCGACGGTGTCTACGGAAAGAGAGGAAATTTGTGTTTGGGACGTCACGCG ATGTAAGTTAGTGAGAAAAATCGTCGGAGTAACACACCCAATTAACTTAGTTCCGATAGACGAATACAAATGTGTTGTGCTCTGCCGTAGAGAACTCAGGGTTTACGACTTGGATCAG GGTAAATATCTCGTCGCACTGAAGGGTGTGATGAATCAAAAGATGCCGTACTACGGCCTTCACGACCCTAAGCATCTAGTGGCGTTGTCACGCAACCGTATGTACGTCAACCTGATGAATATCGAGACGG GTGACTGCGTGACAACATTTAAAGCTGGGGAAGACCGGTTCCTCAATTCCCTGCTAGTGTCAGGCGATGGAAG AATACTAGTCTGCGGTGATGAAACGCAGAAGCCATTCCCGTTACTCGTATGGTCATTGACCTCACGGAAGCTGCTCTATGACCTTCGAATACCTCATCATGACTTCATCACCTCCAAAGCTGCTATTACATACGAAG GTTCGTACGTATGTGTTGTGTCACGAGAACTCGACGAGCCGAGCCCGAACTTCATCGTCGTGTACGACCTGCAGTCAGGGACGTTGTTCAAGAAATGGAAACCTGGCTGTGACACCGTAGCCCTCGCTATCAGCTCTGTAGACGGTTGCGTAGTCTCCGGACTCGCTGATACGAGAATCTTGGTCTGGGATCTAGTTACGG GCAACTGCCGGCTGAGCCTGCGCGGCCACGTGTCGGCGCCGGGCCTGCTGCGCCTGTCTCGCGCGGGCGGCGTGCTGCTGTCGGCCGACCGCGCCGGCCGCGACCTGTCCGTGCGCCTGTGGGACCTGCACGCCG GTAAGTTGATAGCTGTCTACACCCCGCCCGAGAGAATAACATCGTGCGAGGTTCTTTTGGGTGGATCTGTTTTGGCGCTGGCTTTGGAAAATTACAAGGATATCCTCTGTGTGAAATTGTACGGCCCGACAGTAGAATCTGTGAAGAATGGTAAAGAATGTGAGTTCGACGAAACCGGTTACGGGCATCCGGAACACGAGGGTAAAACGTTCGACGTGAGGGGTATGGAGTGCACTTGA